A segment of the Eleutherodactylus coqui strain aEleCoq1 chromosome 6, aEleCoq1.hap1, whole genome shotgun sequence genome:
taccccgcttggagcgctcagctgtatgccagctgggcactccgagcagagaataCCTGGATGCAGGACAAGtggcctcgcttgtcttctgcataccctgctcagagccaaagtgatcgctcaatgtttgagcaatcaccttgtgctataaatgcacacaacgattattgctcaaaagtggcTCAAAAGAATTACAAAGAACTGCCAAACAATATGCTGTcacgttataaaaaaaaaacgggcTGCAACATgtctttaaaaatacattttttacattttacataacttttatttatcctattaaaaattgacaaacatatatgacaactaaaaatttttttaaaaataatgcctccgttatcaatgctgtgttagcacagaataacagtaattttgatatttgttatttcttttgtggaggtatcaaagtgtaatagggaacaccctgaaattggtctgttacccagagatacaagggtcacagagtaaccagttggcccagattcggccttgactgtattaaggaataaaccgaaggtctcgtataattattccactactttggtgcagtttattataatttgttGAAACTGGTACACACGTAGTTATTCTTAAAAAAACGTGGATATTTAGGAAGATATTGCACTCCTAAGGCGCAATGATTGATATTTTTTTGCAATCGATGCGCCTTCTTTTATTAAAacgatcgacgcgtttcctcggctcctaattatttagccgattcatcaggatcagagtATCATGTTGTATTATTGTCCACTCAGGGATATATAACTGGGTGTTTACAAGATCGCACGAGGGGCGTGATGCTCAAATTACGATAAAGAGCAGTTAATTTTCCTAGCAATAATAGCCCACTTTGGTTACCAAGTTAGAGGCTACtttactggaaaaagagatgTTTGCTCAGATACAGATATGCGATTGAGTCTATGATGACGTCTGATGAATTTAGGTCGCAATCATAGAAACATGTAATGCACTGCGGTGCTGTCATGCGTGTTATGTTTGCCGTTAAAGAGGCAATTATAGATGAGTGAATATGTTTCCACCATATAGTGCTGTAAGGTTATTCAAACGCCGAAaatgagctgaggtagctgaatgagctagataacattgctcattgaAAAGTCAGCTAACCTCCTAAGTTGATTCAGGTCTGCCAGAATATCATGAGACACAGATCTCAGCGGTTGCTctgcgattgtgtgtgtgtgtatgtgtgtacattTGGAGTGGGCAACATTAAGCTAAACACTCCAAACGTTTGCATAGGCATGAATCAACTTAGGAGGTTAGCTGATTTCcaatgagcaatgttatctagctcaGTCAGCTACCTCAGCTGTTTCATAGCACTTGAATAATTTCAATGGGCTATATAGTGGTGAGCTGACCCCCAATGAGCAATATCACCTAGCTCATGCAGCTACCTCAGCTGATGCATAACACTTGAACAATTGCAATGAGCTACATAGTGGTTTGCTGACCTTTAATGAGCAATAGTATCTAGCTCATTCAGCTACCTTAGCTGATTCATAGCGCCTCAATTATTTCATCTGAGCTATACAGTGGTTAGCTGACTTTtcaatgagcaatgttatctagctcattcagctacctcagctcattCTCGGCGTTTGAATAACCTTACAGCACTATATGGTGGAAACATATACACTCATCTATAATTGCCTCTTTAACGGCAAACATAACACGCATGACAGCACCGCAGTGCATTACATGTTTCTATGATTGCGACCTAAATTCATCAGACGTCATCATAGACTCAATCGCATATCTGTATCTGAGCAAAcatctctttttccagtaaaGTAGCCTCTAACTTGGTAACCAAAGTGGGCTATTATTGCTAGGAAAATTAACTGCTCTTTATCGTAATTTGAGCATCACGCCCCTCGTGCGATCTTGTAAACACCCAGTTATATATCCCTGAGTGGACAATAATACAACATGATactctgatcctgatgaatcggctaaataattaggagccgaggaaacgcgtcgatcgttttaacaaaagaaggcgcatcgattgcaaaaaaatatcaatcattgcgccttaggagtgcaatatcttcctaaatatccacgttttttttgagaataactacgtgtgtaccagtttcaacaaattataataaactgcaccaaagtagtggaataattatacgagacctttggtttattccttaatacagttaaggccgaatctgggccaactggttactctgtgacccttgtatctctgggtaacagaccaatttcagggtgttccctattacttttatacctccacaaaagaaataacaaatatcaaaattactgttattctttgctaacacagcattgataacggaggcattatttttaaaaaaaatttttgttgtcatatatgtttgtcaatttttaataggatatataaaagttattttttaataataaaaattagattttctagtgggtccttttcagtgaattaatctatacaatactagaaccctaCTGTCTCAGTGAATAAATTAGTTAATATATCTGAGCTAATCCAAGGTTTTCATTGTCATTTTCCAACTCAGCACATCCAAATCATAAAAAATTGACATATTTCCTTTCTGAAGCAAACAAAACGTTAACATTTGTTGACCACTGTTATGGTAAAGGGGCACATTTAGAGGCACTATGTCCAAAGGGCCACTATCATTACTATTAAAGGATTTGTCCGAgtgctaattttttttaaattaatgcctgaaaataagatcctATACTCCCCTCTCATGGGTCCACTCAGCTTTGATCTCACCAGTGCTATCATGTGTACAGGAtatcacaagctgctgcagccaagttAATTAGGTGTCAAGTTCTGCTATTGGATGCAGCAGCCAGTTACATTCCTTACACACGCTGACTGCAACCTGTAAATACTGTCTTATAGGGGAGATCAGAGTTGCTGAAACTGGACAAGCGGGCACACAGGGATTTAATTACGGTATGACGGTATTACTTGGTTATGTTTTGGCAATGTTATCTAGTCCGTGTACAGTGATAGTATTTAGTCACAGTATGCAGTTGATAAGTAGTCACAGTATTGCAAGGTTATCCTATCACGATATGGTGGTaatatgaagggggggggggggcaaactaaacttttgcattggggctcatgaGCATGTAGCTAGACCACTGATGATGatcacccccatagtcatgtacagaaaatagaaacaggttagaaaaaaaaatatgcgtcACTATCTGTTTTCTATTTGTAAAAAAagatataggtgatacattccccttAAAGTTTATCCACATTTCCTGGTGACTCCTCggcataagctgccatgtgtacatGAGTAAAATCACTGTATCTGGCCACTGTATGACATGTATTCTGCCTTTATCACTTGTTTTCCTCTCTGCAGGACTCATTTCtgattctcagttttccctgagctggtaggtgcagactgctgctatgatgtctccatatactgcacatataggagagcagaatTGCTTCTGTGCTATCTTTAAGCTGGTGGATGTAGGCTACTGTTATGGTGTTTTCGTAAACTgtatgcagagagagagagaagagatcctactCCTCTATGTCTGcaatgtatggagacatcataacagcaatctacacccaccagctgagatatagagaagaagagatccaATTtcgcctatgtgtacagtgtaggaagacatcatagcagcagtctacacctgcCAAGTCagagttaaagggattctgtcattaaaaaaaaaaatctatactcacctattcctccccaggcagtctccttaccacatcttctccccgccgatcttctcctgtctcctgtagTCCCGGGGGTCACCTCGCCTCCAGCCGCCACTTCCTGTGACGAAGCGCCCATTCTCTTTAGTCTTCTTCCTGACAGCTaatgtatgctacgtcactagtgatgtaccGTTCATAGCTTAGCAGGGAGAGCCGAGCTATTGTAGAGACTGTGCATGCGTGAGGTCTCGCTGCAATGGTATATGAACTCTGGCAGCGAAACAGCACGCATGCACAGTCTCAGTATTAGATTGGCATTCCTTCCTAGACGTAATCTTCACTGACCTGccagaagaagactgcagagaaagaCTGCTCCATAACAAGAACAGGATCCGGccagcttgcggtgaggtgacccgaggGACAGGAGAAGAACAGCGGGTAGAAGATGCAGTAAGGAGTTTGcctagggaggaataggtaagtattgatttttttttttttttaatgacaaaatccctttaaagaaaataTCCTACTCTTCTGTCTCTGAGCTGCTTGGTGtaaactgctgctatgatgtctccatacactgcatacataggagagcaggatctcttctctatctctgagctggtgggtgtagactgctgctttgATGTCTCCATACCCTGCACACttgggagagcaggatctcttctctatctctgaactggtgggtgtagactgctgctatgatgtctccatacactgtacacataggagagcaggatctcttctctatctctgaactggtgggtgtagactgctatgTCTATATATACTGCATCCATAGAGAAGGAGAGATCCTGGTATTCCAACCGCtgcacacacagagaagaggagatcctgcgccCTTACCTCTTTCTCCCATACACAGTGCACATATAGAGGAGATCATGCTCCCCTATCTCCATTTCTCCCATACAAATCACACATAGAGATAGGGGACCAGGATCTCCTTTTCTCTATTTCTCTCATACATTGGACACAGGGAATAGTAGATTCTGCTTcatgtgtagatgtgattccagtatcTGTGAGACAATAAGACTGATCTACTGCAGTGTCTCTGTGTATCTctgcatttttctttcttctctctcgATATACACTTCGAGCAAACATTCTTATGCTCATAATGGAGGCGAAAGGCCAACGAATACGTGTTTGCTCGGTTCTCTGCTGATCATTGGACCTTTTACAGGGCTGGATAATACAATCTAACATTCAGGCAAATGTTCATGTCTGGGCAGCATGTAATGTGATCACTCAGTGAGCTGTTAGTCCATCTTGCTATACCAAGATAGATTTTATCAGTTTTTCAGATGGAGCAAAGTGTTTTGGAGGAAGAAAAGGAGCATTTTTTCTCTGATAACATACTGCATATTGCTAAATTTCTTATATTTGCCCGTGCTATTGATTTTTGCAAGGTCTATTGAAAGCTCAGTGACCATTTCAGTAGACAACTTTTCTGGTTGCTATAAAGACTAGTAATTTCCTGTGTCCACTGGAGAGTCAAAGATAAATACGTGCTCCCATGAAGAGGCTCATTATCCATAAAACTTATCAAACGCTAGGTTAATGTTTAAGCTCTGGGAGATAAGGGACATTTGCTTCTGAGCTGGAAACAGTTGAGCTCAGCTGCCTGAATTCCCCACaaggaaacaaacaaggaaaccAAAGATACAGGCGAACAAACTTGACCCGACATGGAGGATTCTCCGCACCTTCATCCTACCTGCACTGAGGATGTAGAAGCCGAGACCCTACAAAGCCAGTTAGACTCTGGTGAACTACCGGGTCCAGATGTACCAAAGCCAGAACCTATGGAAGAGCAAAAGGCATCACTCCATGATACACTTCCATCATCCCGTCCATCTACCAGTAATGGGCCTGACTCTTACCTTACTGACATGGACTGCCCGGTCTGCTTCAGCAGATATAACATCTATAGGGTTCCGAAGGAGCTATCCTGCAAGCACAACTTCTGTGCCGTTTGCCTTAAGCTGCTGATCCACAATGAGGTAGGCACTTGGCGCATCGTGTGTCCGGTCTGTAGGGCGCCTACCCCAGTTTTTGGAGGACTTGTATGCACTTTGCAAAACCAGGAATCACTTATGAGCAGACTAGAAGAGCCAAAGACTAAAGCTAAGGTTCTTGAGCCTTCTGGGACAACAGAGATGGCTATAAGGTTGGACGGCGATGGCCATTTTGATCTGGGGGATGATGAGCGACATGGAAACCTCAGAATTGCGGCTAGAAGACTCGTCATACTTTTGCTAATTTTGCTCATTCTACTCATTATCATCCTGCAATTTATCTACACGGGGATTATGAAATGGGTTCTTGGGTTCACCCTTGGTGTGGTCGTGATTATTACCGTCCTGCTCTGCTTCAACCCGTACTGCAGGATGCGCTTACCCCAGGTGGACAGTCAACAAAAGGACAATGATGCTGTGTGATGCATAGACTGAATTGCATGGGGATATAGATTCACCAGATGAAATGCATTAATGCACAGACTGAAATGCGTGCAGCTCAACCTTTGACCGAAATACATTGGTTGATGGATAGACAACTACGTTAGACTGATACACAGCCTCAAGTGCATGAGTGGCCATATTGATTGATGTGTGGTGATGATACACATATGAACCAAAATGCGTGAGCTGCAATGTGTATCTTGTATTCATTGTTGCAGAAGCAAATTGGTAATAGTACAGGGGAACCTCACGATGTGTCTGTCACTGGGGGGCAGTCGTGATATTGTCTCATATGTGTGATGGGCAGGTTTGTTTCATACATTGGCCAAAATGCATAGACTGAAATGTGCTAAGAGTGCTAAGCAAGCTCACGCGGTTACATTACCCCTGTGTAAATAATGTAGATGCAAAATCAATAGTTCAATAAAATAATTCATATGCTGTAACCATAGCAGCCAGTGACCAAATTGGTTGTTCCGGTTTTCTCTGCCGGGCGTCATTTTGTATCTCAGTTTCATTTGTATTTATGCAATAAAAGCTACTAAGAATAAAGAAAGTGCAAACAGACTTGTTATAAATCTCCTTCCATTTTGAGTTTACAGCTCCTTTACAAAACTATGTGTCTCCGTGGCAACAGACCACAAACTCTGTTTGTCAATCTATGTAGGAGCCATATGGAGTGGAGTATGTACCTCATCCATATAGCTACTTATGGGCATGGTTAAACAAATATTGCCAGGGAGGAGGAATATGGTGACTACTGCATACCCGTTTCCTAATAGTTGATATCATATGGGGCATGAGGATGGGAGAGGGGGGCATTGTGTTACCCTAAGGGACAGTAGAAGAACCTCAATAATAACTCTAAGGAACGTCACAGAAACCAGAGAACTGAGCTGCTGGAGATgattcccccttagtgcccttgtgCAGTAGTGATGCCCTCCTTGTGCGCCCACACAGATTGCCCTGTTACTGCCACTAACAGTGAGGATGTCCCCTTACTAAACCCCTCTCACAAAGTAATGATTCCCTTtaatggtactattgtatcttgtcactaccggaagtagtggtggagacaagattgacaagCCGGTGACGCCACCTGCAccagattggctgcagagctgcctcctgtgcaggtcctggcaggcttCTCTGACAGAGGCAAGACTGGGAGCGGCGGCAGCAGGAGATACAGAGGATCCAGAGGCAGCGGCAGCAGGAGAGTGCAGTCCATCAGGGACGACAGCGGCAAGCCTGGGAGCGGTGGCGGCGACACCGGCAGCAGCGATAGGAAATCCAGTGGCAGCAGGAGAGGCACATCCGTGTTTAATTCCCCAAGTGCCATTCTGACACACCACTCCGTCGGGGACGACAGCGGCAAGCCTGGAAGCGGCGGCAGGAGACTCGCAGCCAGTGGCGGCAGCTGAGCTGGAGCAGTTAGGGAGTGTAGGCActgcctcactgcagggggattccTCCAGCGCCACCAGGATCACACAGTGAGTGGATGTGGTGGCTACCGGTTGGCCAGGGGAGATGGAAGGGGGATGTCTGCTCTGGGGAAACTCATTGCTGCAGCGCGTTTTGATTTTTTccagggctggagggttagggttcattttcctgttaggcttagattattaactctaaatgcttccatgttacagttgtaacatggaagtatttactgctaataatataagcctaacaggaaaacgagCCCTAACACTAACCCTCCAGGTCAGCCAAAAATCAATACTGACACTGCTGataggaccttacagaagtcagggtgtgacaggggcgttcctccatgcaagccctgtcaaactcctagcttccggtggtgtcaaagTACAATAGTGCCCCCTTCAattgcccccacacagaaaaagTGCCCAGAGCAATGTCCATTTATGGTATAATGCCCCGTTAGTGCCCCGCACAATATGATGTCTCCccattaggctgtattcacacggacaAGCGATTTGCAGGagaatataattttaaaaatcgCATTCAACTGGCATGAATATTCGAGCACAATGCGATTTTTAACTCGCCCATAGGTAATAATGGCAAGTTTTTTAACCAAATCAGAGAAAaatagctgcaagaaaaaaatgacacgcaaatagacccattgaaaaaAGTGACTTCTAATTCCGTGCGAGTGATGTACATCTGACAACGCACAGAATTCCCATGGGaaactcgcctgtgtaaatacagcctgaaaATAACATCTAAAACTCGCCTAACCACACTCCCAAAGATCAGGTGACTCTGCAGGTCACCTCTGCTGTGTCTGCGCCTCGGGGCAGCGGGTGTGATGTCGTTACTACACCATGCATGCCTGtcataagctgctgccagaagcGCTGCATCTCCCATTACGTTTAACTGTGCCTGCGTCCTGAAGATACGAATACAGTAGAAATGAGAACATTAGGCGTCTGAGAATCCGGACGATTGGAGGTTT
Coding sequences within it:
- the RNF186 gene encoding E3 ubiquitin-protein ligase RNF186; translation: MEDSPHLHPTCTEDVEAETLQSQLDSGELPGPDVPKPEPMEEQKASLHDTLPSSRPSTSNGPDSYLTDMDCPVCFSRYNIYRVPKELSCKHNFCAVCLKLLIHNEVGTWRIVCPVCRAPTPVFGGLVCTLQNQESLMSRLEEPKTKAKVLEPSGTTEMAIRLDGDGHFDLGDDERHGNLRIAARRLVILLLILLILLIIILQFIYTGIMKWVLGFTLGVVVIITVLLCFNPYCRMRLPQVDSQQKDNDAV